A stretch of Dietzia lutea DNA encodes these proteins:
- a CDS encoding AAA family ATPase, with product MTEQSHTSGADGGIVLTDEVDHALELLHGGHDLFLTGKAGTGKSTLIRRFLEETRRPTLVAAPTGIAALNVGGYTIHRLFGLHPGFTVDHVRSASYRPGRFAGALAGVRTLIVDEASMIRADLFDMMAIALERFGPDPTMPFGGVQLVLVGDLFQLPPVVTEAERPDFDAAYTTPYFFSAERFDRDRFPTVDLTHVFRQSGDPELTAILNSIREGTLVGTALERLNSRTDPGFEPPDDAPWLTLTTTNRMAAAHNRRRLDRLPGAELTMEAAITGDLTGFEPPTEARLVFKVGAQVMMLTNDPADRWVNGSIGRVLDASPGRREGRGETGPVVVVGFPGGEVAEVAPHTWDVTRPYGSDGTVRHEAVGSFSQFPFTLAWAITIHKSQGQTLDRLIVDLGGGTFAPGQLYVALSRSRSLDGLVLTRPVRPGDLGTDRRILRFLRDPEGDVHGRRYCAIAALTVGGDGARSRPRPVELAVVFPDGSAVTTLVNPQRDLGQARADYGISASDVLLAPTLPEAWAMIAPLVDGYTPIGVNLDATLECLAAELERLGSPVAMPPGVDIPSAALIPGERARHRAGSAIRRARVALEARERLWLDETGAGVFDVVGAGSHRVDPHGDEAGAGAVGPGAVGPAEPARGGYLLTRDGDAHPPSPAALPQLSAMLRISAEVSAVLLDPPRRGGHPGTGDDDEVITAGDRDVVVGARGLVADQIRRAAQRVPMTAVLLDRLRLASEVVGSDLTRGLEAAPAVDVAEVLRPGARVCFTGSALDRDGTVVARDEMEGMARRRGLEPVSAVTKSRCDVLVIAEPGSQSTKSRAAQRWGTPVVPVADFLRWAGR from the coding sequence ATGACCGAGCAGTCACACACGTCCGGCGCGGACGGTGGGATCGTGCTCACCGATGAGGTCGACCACGCCCTCGAACTCCTCCACGGCGGGCACGACCTCTTTCTCACCGGCAAGGCGGGCACCGGCAAGTCGACCCTCATCCGTCGCTTCCTCGAGGAGACCCGTCGCCCCACGCTGGTCGCCGCCCCGACCGGCATCGCCGCACTCAACGTCGGCGGCTACACCATCCACCGACTGTTCGGCTTACACCCCGGGTTCACCGTCGACCACGTCCGCAGTGCCTCGTACCGCCCGGGGCGTTTCGCCGGGGCGCTCGCCGGCGTCCGCACACTGATCGTGGACGAGGCGTCGATGATCCGCGCCGACCTGTTCGACATGATGGCGATCGCCCTCGAGCGATTCGGTCCGGACCCCACGATGCCGTTCGGCGGCGTCCAGCTCGTCCTGGTGGGCGACCTCTTCCAACTCCCACCGGTCGTCACCGAGGCGGAGCGCCCCGACTTCGACGCGGCGTACACGACCCCCTACTTCTTCTCCGCCGAGCGCTTCGACCGCGACCGCTTCCCCACCGTCGATCTCACCCACGTCTTCCGGCAGTCCGGCGACCCGGAGCTGACCGCCATCCTCAACTCGATCCGCGAGGGCACGCTCGTCGGCACCGCACTCGAGCGGCTCAACTCGCGCACCGACCCGGGGTTCGAGCCGCCGGACGACGCGCCGTGGCTGACGCTGACCACCACCAACCGGATGGCCGCCGCCCACAATCGCCGACGCCTCGACCGTCTCCCCGGGGCAGAGCTGACGATGGAGGCTGCCATCACCGGCGACCTCACCGGGTTCGAGCCTCCGACCGAGGCGAGGCTCGTGTTCAAGGTCGGCGCCCAGGTCATGATGCTCACCAATGACCCGGCGGACCGCTGGGTCAACGGCTCCATCGGGCGGGTGCTCGATGCGTCGCCGGGGCGACGGGAGGGCCGGGGAGAGACAGGACCCGTCGTCGTCGTCGGATTCCCCGGTGGTGAGGTGGCCGAGGTCGCCCCACACACCTGGGACGTGACCCGCCCCTACGGCTCCGACGGCACGGTGCGCCACGAGGCCGTCGGCTCCTTCAGCCAGTTCCCTTTCACCCTGGCCTGGGCGATCACCATCCACAAGAGCCAGGGTCAGACGCTGGACAGGCTCATCGTGGACCTCGGCGGCGGCACCTTCGCGCCCGGCCAGTTGTATGTCGCGCTCAGCCGGTCGCGTTCCCTGGACGGTCTCGTCCTCACCCGGCCGGTCAGGCCGGGCGACCTCGGAACCGACCGCCGGATCCTCCGGTTCCTCCGCGACCCCGAGGGCGACGTCCACGGCCGACGCTACTGTGCGATCGCGGCGCTCACCGTCGGGGGCGACGGCGCCCGTTCCCGTCCGCGGCCGGTGGAGCTCGCGGTGGTATTCCCGGACGGTAGCGCGGTGACCACGCTGGTCAACCCGCAGCGCGACCTGGGGCAGGCGCGGGCGGACTACGGGATCAGCGCGTCCGACGTGCTGCTCGCGCCGACGTTGCCGGAGGCGTGGGCGATGATCGCGCCGCTCGTGGACGGCTACACGCCGATAGGCGTGAACCTGGACGCCACGCTGGAGTGTCTCGCCGCCGAGCTCGAGCGACTGGGCAGTCCGGTGGCGATGCCGCCCGGGGTGGACATCCCCTCCGCCGCGCTCATTCCCGGTGAGCGTGCCCGTCATCGCGCCGGCTCGGCGATCCGCCGTGCGCGCGTCGCACTCGAGGCCCGGGAGCGGCTGTGGCTCGACGAGACCGGCGCCGGGGTGTTCGACGTGGTCGGCGCCGGGTCGCACCGGGTCGACCCGCACGGGGACGAGGCCGGTGCGGGCGCGGTGGGGCCGGGCGCGGTGGGTCCGGCGGAGCCGGCGCGGGGCGGGTACCTCCTCACCCGCGACGGCGACGCCCACCCACCGTCCCCGGCCGCACTCCCCCAGCTGTCGGCGATGCTGCGGATCAGCGCGGAGGTGTCGGCGGTACTACTCGACCCACCGCGCCGCGGTGGTCACCCGGGAACTGGCGACGACGACGAGGTGATCACCGCAGGCGACCGCGATGTCGTGGTGGGAGCGCGCGGGCTCGTGGCCGACCAGATCCGTCGCGCCGCGCAGCGGGTACCGATGACCGCAGTCCTGCTCGACAGGCTGCGGCTGGCCTCCGAGGTGGTGGGCTCGGATCTCACGCGGGGGCTGGAGGCCGCGCCGGCGGTCGACGTGGCCGAGGTGCTGCGGCCCGGGGCGCGCGTGTGTTTCACCGGTAGTGCACTCGACCGGGACGGCACGGTGGTGGCGCGGGACGAGATGGAAGGCATGGCTCGCCGGCGCGGTCTCGAGCCGGTGTCGGCGGTGACCAAGTCCCGCTGCGACGTGCTGGTGATCGCCGAACCGGGCAGCCAGTCGACCAAGTCGCGGGCCGCCCAGCGGTGGGGCACACCGGTCGTCCCGGTCGCCGACTTCCTCCGCTGGGCCGGCCGCTGA
- the asnB gene encoding asparagine synthase (glutamine-hydrolyzing) — MCGLLGLITPDGSARTHEARVLGAMGCQRHRGPDEVGTWVDGDMAFGFNRLSIIDISHSHQPLRWGPPEQPDRYALVFNGEIYNYLELRDELRREFGATFETEGDGEPIVVAFHHWGPAAVRRLRGMFAFAIWDTVERSLFVARDPFGIKPLYMASGPGGTVFASEKKSVTELIDLVVVDTSLDTRALQHYVTLQYVPEDETLTRGVRRLESGCHASLTPGGEPVIERYFEPTFPVAPVADGDAERRYDEIAAALEDSVAKHMRADVTVGSFLSGGIDSTAIAALARRHNENLLTFTTGFEREGYSEIDVAAESAAAIGVEHIVKVVSPEEFAAAIPEIIWHLDEPVADPALVPLYFVAREARKHVKVVLSGEGADELFGGYTIYKEPLSLAPFEKVPGALRRALGKASELIPEGTRGKSLLHRGSMTLEDRYYGNARSFSEDQVRSVLRDYRPEWSHQDVTAPIYERSRGWDPVARMQHLDLFTWLRGDILVKADKVTMANSLELRVPFLDREVYEVASRLPYTEKIAHGTTKYALRKSLERIVPAHVLHRRKLGFPVPTRHWLAGPELHDWAREHVAASGTDEYVNKDAVMRMLDEHRRGDSDHSRRIWTMLCFMIWHGIFVEGRISPDIERREYPVRL, encoded by the coding sequence ATGTGTGGCCTGCTTGGTCTGATCACCCCTGACGGCTCCGCCCGTACCCACGAGGCCCGCGTGCTCGGCGCCATGGGGTGCCAGCGCCACCGCGGGCCCGACGAGGTCGGCACCTGGGTCGACGGCGACATGGCCTTCGGGTTCAACCGCCTGTCGATCATCGACATCTCGCACTCACACCAGCCGCTCCGCTGGGGCCCGCCGGAGCAGCCCGACCGCTATGCGCTCGTGTTCAACGGCGAGATCTACAACTACCTCGAGTTGCGGGACGAGCTGCGGCGCGAGTTCGGCGCCACCTTCGAGACCGAGGGCGACGGCGAACCGATCGTCGTCGCCTTCCACCACTGGGGCCCCGCCGCGGTCCGCCGGCTCCGCGGCATGTTCGCCTTCGCGATCTGGGACACCGTCGAGCGGTCCCTCTTCGTCGCCCGCGACCCCTTCGGCATCAAGCCCCTGTACATGGCTTCCGGTCCCGGCGGAACCGTGTTCGCGAGCGAGAAGAAGTCGGTCACCGAACTGATCGACCTCGTCGTCGTCGACACCTCCCTCGACACCCGCGCCCTCCAGCACTACGTCACCCTCCAGTACGTCCCGGAAGACGAGACCCTCACCCGCGGCGTCCGACGCCTCGAGTCCGGGTGCCACGCCTCCCTCACCCCCGGCGGCGAGCCGGTGATCGAGCGGTACTTCGAACCCACCTTCCCCGTGGCGCCCGTCGCCGACGGCGACGCCGAGCGCCGCTACGACGAGATCGCCGCCGCCCTCGAGGACTCGGTCGCCAAGCACATGCGCGCCGACGTCACCGTCGGCTCGTTCCTGTCCGGCGGCATCGACTCCACCGCCATCGCCGCGCTGGCCCGACGCCACAACGAGAACCTCCTCACGTTCACCACCGGTTTCGAACGCGAGGGGTACTCCGAGATCGACGTCGCCGCCGAGTCCGCGGCCGCGATCGGGGTCGAGCACATCGTCAAGGTCGTCTCCCCCGAGGAGTTCGCCGCCGCGATCCCCGAGATCATCTGGCACCTCGACGAACCGGTCGCCGACCCCGCCCTGGTCCCCCTCTACTTCGTCGCCCGTGAGGCCCGCAAGCACGTCAAGGTCGTGCTGTCCGGCGAGGGCGCCGACGAGCTGTTCGGTGGCTACACCATCTACAAGGAGCCGCTGTCGCTCGCGCCGTTCGAGAAGGTCCCCGGCGCCCTACGTCGCGCGCTCGGTAAGGCCAGCGAGCTGATCCCCGAGGGCACGCGGGGCAAGAGCCTCCTGCACCGCGGGTCGATGACCCTGGAGGATCGCTACTACGGCAACGCCCGCTCGTTCTCCGAGGACCAGGTCCGCTCCGTCCTGCGCGACTACCGCCCCGAGTGGAGCCACCAGGACGTCACCGCACCCATCTACGAACGCTCCCGCGGCTGGGACCCCGTCGCGCGCATGCAGCACCTCGACCTGTTCACGTGGCTGCGCGGCGACATCCTCGTCAAGGCGGACAAGGTCACCATGGCCAACTCCCTCGAACTGCGCGTGCCGTTCCTCGACCGTGAGGTCTACGAGGTCGCCTCGCGGCTGCCGTACACCGAGAAGATCGCCCACGGCACCACCAAGTACGCCCTGCGCAAGTCTCTCGAGCGGATCGTGCCCGCGCACGTGCTGCACCGGCGCAAGCTCGGTTTCCCCGTGCCCACGCGCCACTGGCTGGCCGGGCCGGAACTCCACGACTGGGCGCGCGAGCACGTGGCGGCGTCGGGCACCGACGAGTACGTGAACAAGGACGCCGTGATGCGCATGCTCGACGAACACCGTCGCGGCGACTCCGACCACAGCCGTCGGATCTGGACCATGCTGTGCTTCATGATCTGGCACGGCATCTTCGTGGAGGGGCGCATCTCCCCCGACATCGAGCGGCGCGAATACCCGGTCCGCCTCTGA
- a CDS encoding carbohydrate kinase family protein, with the protein MPVVITGSIATDHLMTFSGRFSEQLLPDQLAHVSLSFLVDSLQIRRGGVGGNIAFALGVLGRRPHLVGAAGEDFADYRDWLERHGVDCSAVHISSALHTARFVCTTDSEMAQLASFYPGAMGEAATISLARLVERIGRPEIVLIGANDPTAMNSHTAECRELGLDFAADPSQQLAFLDGEAAAALVDGARYLFTNEYEYELLLNKTGWTAAELDAKVGTRVTTRGGKGAVIAEQGAEPIEIGSVPSDNLLDPTGVGDAFRAGFLSGVLDGLSLERSAQFGALVATHVLETTGTQEWTIDPVAARRRLADTYGDEAAEEISSLLPA; encoded by the coding sequence ATGCCCGTCGTCATCACAGGTTCCATCGCCACCGACCACCTCATGACCTTCTCGGGTCGCTTCTCCGAGCAGCTGCTGCCGGACCAGCTCGCGCATGTGTCGCTGAGCTTCCTGGTGGACTCTCTCCAGATCCGGCGCGGGGGCGTCGGTGGCAACATCGCCTTCGCGCTCGGCGTGCTCGGCCGTCGGCCCCATCTGGTGGGCGCGGCGGGCGAGGACTTCGCCGACTACCGCGACTGGCTCGAGCGTCACGGCGTCGACTGCTCGGCGGTCCACATCAGCTCCGCGCTGCACACCGCCCGGTTCGTGTGCACCACCGACTCGGAGATGGCGCAGCTCGCCTCCTTCTACCCGGGCGCGATGGGGGAGGCCGCCACCATCTCGCTGGCGCGCCTGGTGGAGCGGATCGGCCGGCCCGAGATCGTCCTCATCGGCGCCAATGACCCCACCGCCATGAACTCCCATACCGCGGAGTGCCGCGAGCTGGGCCTGGATTTCGCCGCCGATCCCTCCCAGCAGCTCGCGTTCCTCGACGGCGAGGCGGCCGCGGCGCTGGTGGACGGTGCGCGCTATCTGTTCACCAACGAGTACGAGTACGAGCTGCTGCTCAACAAGACCGGCTGGACGGCGGCCGAACTCGACGCCAAGGTCGGCACTCGCGTCACGACCCGCGGCGGCAAGGGCGCGGTGATCGCCGAGCAGGGCGCGGAGCCGATCGAGATCGGGAGCGTCCCGTCGGACAACCTGCTCGATCCGACGGGCGTGGGCGACGCCTTCCGCGCGGGCTTCCTCAGCGGTGTCCTCGACGGATTGTCGTTGGAGCGCTCGGCCCAGTTCGGTGCGCTCGTCGCCACGCATGTGCTGGAGACCACCGGCACTCAGGAGTGGACCATCGACCCGGTGGCCGCGCGCCGCCGTCTCGCCGACACCTACGGCGACGAGGCGGCCGAGGAGATCTCCTCGCTCCTCCCGGCCTGA
- a CDS encoding acyl-CoA dehydrogenase family protein, producing MRRTVFNEDHEAFRKTLRDFIESEVVPHYDEWYEAGIVPRDFYYKLADLGLFGITVDEEYGGAGLDSHKFEAIQSEEVIRAGVSFGGSNVHVALCLPYLKMLATDEQKSRYFPKFVSGEEMWAIAMTEPGTGSDLAGMKTTAKLSEDGTHYILNGAKTFITGGVHADRVIVCARTAPPREDDRRFGISLLAVQTSLEGYSVGRKLDKVGLKTSDTAELSFTDVKVPVEDLLGEENRGFSYLGQNLPSERWGIAFGAYAQAAAAVRFAKEYTRQREVFGKPVSAFQNTKFELAACQAKVDAAQAVADRALEALDAGELTAAEAASAKLFCTEVAAEVIDRCLQLHGGYGFINEYPIARLYSDNRVNRIYGGTNEVMKTIIAKDMGL from the coding sequence TTGCGCCGCACTGTGTTCAACGAAGACCACGAGGCCTTCCGGAAGACCCTCCGCGACTTCATCGAGTCCGAGGTCGTCCCCCACTACGACGAGTGGTACGAAGCCGGGATCGTCCCGCGCGACTTCTACTACAAGCTCGCCGACCTCGGCCTGTTCGGCATCACCGTGGACGAGGAGTACGGCGGTGCCGGCCTCGACTCGCACAAGTTCGAGGCCATCCAGTCCGAGGAGGTCATCCGCGCAGGCGTGAGCTTCGGAGGGTCCAACGTCCACGTGGCCCTTTGCCTGCCTTACCTGAAGATGCTCGCGACCGACGAGCAGAAGTCTCGATACTTCCCCAAGTTCGTCTCCGGCGAGGAGATGTGGGCCATCGCCATGACCGAGCCGGGCACCGGTTCGGACCTCGCCGGCATGAAGACCACCGCCAAGCTCTCCGAGGACGGCACCCACTACATCCTCAACGGGGCCAAGACCTTCATCACCGGCGGCGTCCACGCCGATCGCGTCATCGTCTGCGCGCGTACCGCGCCGCCGCGCGAGGACGACCGCCGATTCGGCATCTCCCTGCTCGCGGTGCAGACCTCGCTCGAGGGCTACTCCGTGGGCCGGAAGCTCGACAAGGTCGGACTCAAGACCTCCGACACCGCCGAGCTGTCCTTCACCGACGTCAAGGTGCCCGTCGAGGACCTCCTCGGCGAGGAAAACCGGGGCTTCTCGTACCTCGGCCAGAACCTTCCGTCGGAGCGCTGGGGCATCGCCTTCGGCGCCTACGCGCAGGCCGCGGCCGCGGTGCGTTTCGCCAAGGAATACACCCGGCAGCGCGAGGTGTTCGGCAAGCCCGTCTCCGCCTTCCAGAACACCAAGTTCGAGCTCGCGGCCTGCCAGGCCAAGGTCGATGCCGCGCAGGCCGTCGCCGACCGGGCTCTCGAGGCGCTCGACGCGGGCGAGCTCACGGCCGCCGAGGCCGCCTCGGCCAAGTTGTTCTGCACCGAGGTCGCGGCCGAGGTCATCGACCGCTGTCTCCAGCTGCACGGCGGCTACGGCTTCATCAACGAGTACCCGATCGCGCGCCTCTACTCCGACAACCGCGTGAACCGGATCTACGGCGGAACCAACGAGGTCATGAAGACCATCATCGCCAAGGACATGGGGCTGTAA
- a CDS encoding DUF3253 domain-containing protein, giving the protein MIDRVTDNQQGPADGAEHADDGHYVVVGGRRWRATDPSIPEKLRAELVRALMTGRREVKARGDAARVMVHDAKVALGERGDPWWEPTDEGTRRRLEATIRTLLRSRGTGSICPSDAARVVGGEGWRDHMEAARSVAFELRDGGVVAVTRKGQRVDGTDVSGPIRIVADEGLEFIPGNE; this is encoded by the coding sequence ATGATCGACAGGGTGACCGACAATCAGCAGGGCCCGGCCGACGGCGCGGAACACGCGGACGACGGCCACTACGTCGTGGTCGGCGGCAGACGTTGGCGCGCGACCGACCCCTCGATCCCCGAGAAGCTCCGCGCCGAGCTGGTTCGCGCACTGATGACCGGGCGGCGTGAGGTCAAGGCCCGGGGAGACGCGGCCCGGGTGATGGTGCATGACGCGAAGGTCGCCCTCGGCGAGCGCGGCGATCCGTGGTGGGAGCCGACCGACGAGGGCACGCGGCGGCGACTCGAGGCGACGATCAGAACCCTCCTGCGATCCCGCGGCACCGGGTCGATATGCCCCTCGGATGCCGCCCGGGTCGTCGGCGGGGAGGGCTGGCGCGACCATATGGAGGCCGCGCGTTCGGTCGCATTCGAGCTCCGCGACGGGGGCGTGGTAGCGGTGACGCGGAAGGGTCAGCGAGTCGACGGGACGGACGTCAGCGGTCCGATCCGGATCGTCGCGGACGAAGGCCTGGAATTCATCCCCGGCAATGAGTGA
- a CDS encoding cytochrome c oxidase subunit 4, which translates to MSATVRIFDALFIFLAILAIAYAYLTGTSRTGVEWVGTTALVLSAGLSLLIGGYLRFVARRISTLPEDYEEAEVSDGAGELGFFSPHSFWPFLLAFSVFVIGYGAAFWNWWVLIGGAVGVIFCASGLVFEYHWGREKH; encoded by the coding sequence ATGAGCGCAACAGTACGAATCTTCGACGCACTGTTTATCTTCCTGGCCATCCTGGCCATCGCGTACGCGTACCTCACCGGTACGTCGCGGACGGGCGTCGAGTGGGTCGGTACCACGGCCCTGGTGCTCTCGGCCGGCCTGAGCCTGCTGATCGGTGGTTACCTCCGCTTCGTGGCGCGGCGCATCAGCACCCTGCCCGAGGACTACGAGGAGGCCGAGGTCTCCGATGGTGCCGGTGAGCTGGGCTTCTTCAGCCCGCACAGCTTCTGGCCGTTTCTGCTGGCCTTCTCGGTCTTCGTCATCGGCTACGGTGCGGCGTTCTGGAACTGGTGGGTGCTCATCGGTGGCGCCGTCGGCGTGATCTTCTGCGCCTCCGGCTTGGTGTTCGAGTACCACTGGGGCCGCGAGAAGCACTGA
- a CDS encoding cytochrome c oxidase subunit II, with product MVEQRDGRRRTRRATLAVALGSLGLLLSGCSLHTDNKWWNQTINFGFPTGITPEGVAIREFWTGTVITSLIVGFFVWGLIFWSMAAYRKRKNDNGEFPRQTAYNVPLELIYTAAPFVIISVLFYFTVVTQNKVLDLRPEEEVGVKVDVTAYQWNWKFGYNKVDVAGASIEDGTNYEAQRAAEEAGVLSDEAREALGHHGEPAAGGPIHGRLAEDKSYLAYNNIETVGTSEEVPVLVLPTGTRVEFRLASADVIHSFWIPEFIYKLDVMPHPGKNQQLSMFQIEEIEREGAFVGRCAEMCGIYHAMMNFELRAVSPEAFADYIEFRQANPTATNAEALESIGEEPYSISTAPFKTGRSDTRDQNNTIETASAN from the coding sequence ATGGTGGAACAGCGTGACGGGCGTCGTCGGACGCGCAGGGCGACTCTCGCGGTGGCTCTCGGTTCATTGGGCTTGCTGTTGTCCGGTTGTAGCCTCCACACCGACAACAAGTGGTGGAACCAGACGATCAACTTCGGATTCCCGACCGGTATCACCCCCGAGGGCGTCGCGATCCGTGAGTTCTGGACGGGCACCGTCATCACTTCGCTCATCGTCGGGTTCTTCGTGTGGGGCCTGATCTTCTGGTCGATGGCCGCCTACCGCAAGCGTAAGAACGACAACGGTGAGTTCCCGCGGCAGACGGCGTACAACGTGCCGCTGGAGCTGATCTACACGGCTGCGCCGTTCGTGATCATCTCCGTGCTCTTCTACTTCACCGTGGTCACCCAGAACAAGGTTCTCGACCTCCGTCCGGAGGAGGAGGTCGGCGTCAAGGTCGACGTCACCGCGTACCAGTGGAACTGGAAGTTCGGCTACAACAAGGTCGACGTGGCCGGCGCGAGCATCGAGGACGGCACCAACTACGAGGCGCAGCGTGCGGCCGAGGAGGCCGGTGTGCTCTCCGACGAGGCCCGCGAGGCGCTCGGTCATCATGGTGAGCCCGCCGCCGGTGGCCCGATCCACGGCCGTCTCGCCGAGGACAAGTCGTACCTGGCTTACAACAACATCGAGACCGTGGGCACCTCCGAGGAGGTCCCGGTCCTGGTCCTGCCGACCGGCACCCGCGTCGAGTTCCGGCTCGCGTCGGCGGACGTGATCCACTCGTTCTGGATCCCCGAGTTCATCTACAAGCTCGACGTCATGCCGCACCCCGGCAAGAACCAGCAGTTGAGCATGTTCCAGATCGAGGAGATCGAGCGCGAGGGCGCCTTCGTCGGCCGCTGTGCCGAGATGTGCGGCATCTACCACGCGATGATGAACTTCGAGCTGCGCGCGGTCTCCCCGGAGGCGTTCGCCGACTACATCGAATTCCGCCAGGCCAATCCGACCGCGACCAACGCGGAGGCGCTGGAGTCCATCGGGGAGGAGCCGTACTCGATCTCCACTGCACCGTTCAAGACCGGCCGCAGCGATACCCGCGACCAGAACAACACCATCGAGACCGCGTCAGCTAACTGA
- a CDS encoding HNH endonuclease signature motif containing protein translates to MTRAQSHPGGSVDCPAIAAAGAAAVQALYAENIAAAARLRACYHLYTVCEDEQERRDLAAGYDPQVDLTPEHAVIEPFHIACAEIVAAYGVHNNRARTLLTRARTLITRFPTLVEAMETGRLDEDTAALLARQMRTVDSAHRGAVQREIIDWLMAAIAAGTRPGREAILGTLDRIITDHDPAGVRARRAAATRERHIRLRRGTDGMADLTAHLTAAEASTVYEVLHRAATEQATRDKQARLQAARAGADTLDAEYIRSIDELRADALVAAFLDPDPTDTADQPGDNAGGHATADTPADAQTGTRDGARAGARRPATQVRPTITVLAPLGPDGEPEVYLPRGGPATIEALIELLSRSVGATITVPHTEPGTADTPTTARRYRISTELAHRIRLRDGTCRHPGCSVPAQDCDIDHIRPFNHTDPDNGGLTIEANLAIMCRQHHRFKTFHGWHYHLAPDGTLTVTTDTGHTLTTHPTGPWPAGANANPNPNQKRPAPHPAGPGSTPDHKPPTGSDAPDAWPPNAPPTPPHHHPQPATPPPTPTHRPSRQRRPPARGEKCRAGAARSRPKSAGARRRGQRRRAPAEDDQRVSASRGPSGTRTPSRRRRRSRRRRHR, encoded by the coding sequence ATGACGCGAGCACAGTCGCACCCGGGCGGCTCCGTCGACTGTCCCGCCATCGCCGCGGCCGGCGCCGCCGCCGTGCAGGCCCTCTACGCCGAGAACATCGCCGCCGCCGCCCGCCTCCGGGCCTGCTACCACCTCTACACCGTCTGCGAAGACGAGCAGGAACGACGCGACCTGGCCGCCGGATACGACCCGCAGGTCGACCTCACACCCGAACACGCCGTCATCGAACCCTTCCACATCGCCTGCGCCGAGATCGTCGCCGCCTACGGCGTGCACAACAACCGTGCCCGCACCCTGCTCACCCGGGCCCGCACCCTGATCACCCGCTTCCCCACCCTGGTCGAGGCCATGGAAACCGGCCGCCTCGACGAGGACACCGCCGCCCTGCTCGCCCGCCAGATGCGCACCGTGGACTCGGCCCACCGCGGCGCCGTCCAACGCGAGATCATCGACTGGCTCATGGCCGCCATCGCCGCCGGCACACGCCCCGGACGCGAGGCCATCCTGGGCACCCTCGACCGCATCATCACCGACCACGACCCCGCCGGCGTCCGCGCCCGCCGCGCCGCCGCCACCCGCGAACGCCACATCCGCCTCCGCCGCGGCACCGACGGCATGGCCGACCTCACAGCCCACCTGACCGCCGCCGAAGCCTCCACCGTCTACGAGGTCCTGCACCGCGCCGCCACCGAGCAGGCCACCCGCGACAAACAGGCCCGCCTGCAGGCCGCCCGCGCAGGCGCCGACACCCTCGACGCCGAATACATCCGCAGCATCGACGAACTACGCGCCGACGCCCTCGTCGCCGCCTTCCTCGACCCCGACCCCACCGACACAGCCGACCAGCCCGGCGACAACGCGGGCGGCCACGCCACGGCAGACACACCCGCCGACGCGCAGACCGGCACACGGGATGGCGCGCGGGCCGGAGCCCGCCGCCCGGCCACCCAGGTCCGCCCCACCATCACCGTGCTCGCACCCCTGGGCCCCGACGGCGAACCCGAGGTCTACCTCCCCCGCGGCGGCCCGGCCACCATCGAGGCCCTCATCGAACTGCTGTCCCGCAGCGTCGGCGCCACCATCACCGTGCCCCACACCGAACCCGGCACCGCCGACACCCCCACCACAGCCCGCCGCTACCGCATCAGCACCGAACTGGCCCACCGCATCCGCCTACGCGACGGCACCTGCCGCCACCCCGGCTGCTCCGTACCCGCCCAAGACTGCGACATCGACCACATCCGACCCTTCAACCACACCGACCCCGACAACGGCGGCCTGACCATCGAAGCCAACCTCGCCATCATGTGCCGCCAACACCACCGCTTCAAAACCTTCCACGGCTGGCACTACCACCTCGCCCCCGACGGCACCCTGACCGTGACCACCGACACCGGCCACACCCTGACCACCCATCCCACCGGACCCTGGCCCGCTGGCGCCAACGCGAACCCGAACCCGAACCAAAAGCGACCAGCGCCCCACCCCGCCGGCCCTGGCTCGACCCCCGACCACAAGCCACCCACTGGCTCCGACGCGCCCGACGCCTGGCCGCCGAACGCGCCGCCAACACCACCACACCACCACCCACAACCGGCCACCCCACCACCGACACCGACACACCGCCCTTCTAGACAGCGCCGGCCACCGGCGCGCGGCGAAAAGTGTCGGGCGGGAGCGGCCCGATCACGACCAAAAAGCGCCGGGGCCCGGCGTCGCGGACAGCGACGCCGGGCCCCGGCGGAAGACGATCAGAGGGTCAGTGCTTCTCGCGGCCCCAGTGGTACTCGAACACCAAGCCGGAGGCGCAGAAGATCACGCCGACGGCGCCACCGATGA